The Hevea brasiliensis isolate MT/VB/25A 57/8 chromosome 1, ASM3005281v1, whole genome shotgun sequence DNA segment TGGAGGCAGAAACTTGAGAACAGATAATATGGAGAAAGTAAGAGGGAGAGGAAGAGTGGATGGTAACATTAGTGGGATCAAAATGAAAATTCCACCATTCCAAGGCAAAGCCAATCCAAATGCATATTTGGAGTGAGAGAGAAAAGTGGAGTTCATTTTTTATTGTCACAATTATAGTAAGGAAAAGAAGGTGAAGCTTGTTGTAGTTGAGTTTATAGATTATGCCATAGTTTGGTGGGATCAATTGCTCATTAAAAAAAGGAGAATGGCATAAGGGGTTTTGAAACTTGGGTTAAGATCAAGCAAATCATGAGGGACAAAGTTGTACCTTAACATTACTATAGGGAGTTACACCAAAGATTATAAGGGCTGGTGCAAGGAAATAAAAGTGTGAAAGAATATTTCAAGGAGATGGAGATGGCTATGATAAGAGCTAATATAGAGGAGGATAGGGAAGCCACTATGgctaggttcctaaaggggctgaatCTTGATATTGCCAATATAGTGGAGCTACAACACTATGTAGAGCTTGATTACATGTTAAAAATGGCAATTAAGATAGAAAGACAATTAAAGAAGAAGAAGCATTCAAAATGGGTGTAGGTATAAATTCGGCCAACAATGCTCCATGGAAACTGAATTGGTAAAAGGGTGAAATTAGTGATTCCAAGGCTATTTCTAAGGAAAAAGAAAGAGTAGATTAGGTATGGAGAAAGGCCTAGTGTGAGTGAGAAAAGCAAGGGGCTGAATACCTTTAATGGGAGAACTAGGGATATACAATGTTTTAGGCGCCTAGGAAAGGGACATTATACATCTCAATGTCCTAACAAAAGGGTGATGGTGATGAGGCCGAATGGGGAGATTGAATCAGAAGATGATGATATTGATGATGTTAATACTAGTGAGAGCATGCCACCCTCGGAGGATGCTAGTGATATGGAGCATGTCGTGCATGGTAATGCTCTAGCTATGATATGTGCCTTGAGTGCACCTGTCAAGGAAGATAAAGGTCATGAACTACAAAGGGAGAATATCTTCCATACAAGGTGTTTGGTGAAGGACAAAGTGTATTGCATGGTCATTGATAATGGGAGTTGTGTGAATGTGGCTAGTACCTTACTAGTGGACAAGCTTGAGTTACCTACTACCAAGCATCCTGAACCATACAGATTACATAGGCTAATTGATACTAATGAAGTTAAGGTGGAAAAACAAGTGATGTTTTCTTTCTCCATTAGTAGATATAAGGATGAAGTGTTGGGTAAGGTAGTTCTTATGCATGTTGGTCATATCTTACTTGGGAGACCTtagcaatttgatagaaaggtgacaCTTGACGGATACAAGAATAGGTACTCCTTTGACTTTGAAGGCCAAAAGGTGACACTTGCACCTTTAACACCAATGGAAGCCTTTGAAGATCAGAAAAGAGTACAAACGGCCATGGAAGAGAAAATGCAAAGAGAGGCCAAGCAAAAAGAGAtatagagaaaagaaaaagagagaaaagaacaagaggaaaaagaaagagtgacaagagagaaagaaaaagagagaaaaaagagagGGTACACAAAAGGAGAGGGCTCGGGACAAAAGGGGAGCTATGAGGAGAGTGGAGAGAAGAAAGTGAGTCTGCTAGATAGGGGGAAAGATGTGAGGCAAGTCTATTCTTCAAATAGGTTGATTCTATTCTTGCTTTACAATGGTGCTTTTCTTAACTTTTCTGACCTTGACCCTCTTGTTCCTAGTGTTGCACTATCTTTGTTGCAGAAATTTGATAATGTCTTTCCAGAAGAGGTGCCTAGGGTGTTGCCACCGATTAGAGGAATAAAACatcagattgattttgtacctaAAGCTATAATTCCAAACAGGCTAGCATATGGAACCAATCCTGAAAAGGCTAAGGAGTTGCAAAGGCAAGTGGATGAGCTACTTGCAAAGGGCCATGTTAGGAAGAGCATGAGCATGCTATACCTGTGCTTTTAGTGCCCAAAAAAGATGGATCAAtgtgcatgtgtgtggattgccaTGCCATCAATAAGATCACTATAAAGTATAGACATTCTATCCCTAAACTTGATGACATGCTTGATGAATTACATGGTACATGCATATTCTCTAAAATTAATCTTAAAAGTGGATATCATCATATTAGGATGAGATTAGGAGATGAATGGAAAACAGCTTTTAAGACTCAATATGGCTTTTATGAATAGTTAGTTATGCCATTTGGCTTGACTAACGCACCTAGCGCTTTTATGAGGTTGATGAATCATGTCTCATGTGCCTTTCTTGGAAAATTTGTGGTTGTATATTTTGATCACATTTTAGTATATAGCCACACCTTAGAAGTTATTTAATGTATTTAAGACATGTGTTTGAAGTGCTTAGGAAAGAAAAGCTATATGCCAATTTGCAAAAGTGCACATTTTGCATGGATAAAGTCATATTTTTGGGTTTTGTAGTGAGTGAGAAAGGAAGTAAGGTTGATGAGGATAAGGTGAAAGTCATTAGGGATTGGCCTACACATAAATCCatgactaaagtgaggagctttTTATGGGCTTGCAAGTTTCTATAAGCAGTTTGTTAGGGATTTAATTACCATAGCCGCACCATTAAATGAGGTTATAAAGAAGAATGTTGGGTTTAAGTGGGATGAGGAACAAGAGCATGCATTTAGATTGCTTAAGGAGAAATTGTGTTATGCACCATTGATTGCTTTACTTGACTTTTCTAAAACTTTTAAAGTTGAGTGTGATGCTTCTAGAGTGGGTATAAGTGCTATTTTGATGCAGGAAAAGAGGCTAATTGCCTACTTTAGCAAGAAGCTAAGTGGAGCTACCTTGAACTACTCCACTTATGACAAAAAGATGTATTCTTTGGTGAGGGCACTTGAGACTTAGCAGTACTACTTGTAGCCAAAGGAGTTTGTTATTCATAGTGACCATGAGTCACTTAAGTACTTAAAGGGGCAAAACAAGCTCAACAAGTGCCATGCTAAATGGAATGAATTTATTAAAGGTTTCCCATATGTGATCCAATATAAGCAAGGCAAGGAGAATGTTGTAGCTAATTCTTTATCTAGGAGGTATGCCTCGATCTCTATGCTTGATGCTAGACTTTTAAGATTTGAACACATTAAGGAATTATATGAGCATGATTTTGATTTTGCACAAGCATTTGCATCATGTGAGCATTCAGCTGATGGCCATTTGTTTAGGGGAAAAACAACTATGTGTGTCGAATTACTCTCTAAGAGAGTTGCTTGTTAGAGAGTCACATGGGGGAGGGCTAATGGGACATTTTGGGGTTGCCAAGACCCTAGAAATTTTGAAAAAGCATATTTATTGGCTACACATAAGGAGAGATGTAGAGAAAATGTGCTAGATGTGTGACATGCATAAAACCCAAATCTAAAGTTAGGTCACATGGTCTTTACATGCCATTAAGCATTCCTAGTGAGCCTTGGGCAGATTTGTCTATAGATTTTATTTTGAGCTTACCTAGGACAATGAGGGGACATGATAGTTTGCTTATTGTGGTGGACCGATTCTCCATAATGGTGCACTTTATTCTATGCCATAAAACTGATCATGCCATATATGTTGTTGATTTGTTCTTTAAGGAAGTTGCGAGATTGCATGGCATTCCTAGGATAATTATGAGTGATAGGGTTGATAAGTTCTTAAGTCATTTTTGGAAAGCATTGtgaggaaattagggataaaaatttTCTTCTCCACCACTTGCCATCCACAAACAGATGGGCAAACAGAAGTGGTCAACAAAAACGTGGGCACTATTCTTCATGCCATGATAAAGCAAAACTTGAAAGCTTAAGAAGAATGCATGCCATTtatagaatttgcatataataagtcCATGCATTCATTTACTGGTTTTTCATCCTTTGAGCTTGTTTATGGTTTTAATCCCCTAACTCTATTAGATTTGTTACCTTTGCCAACTAATAAATTTCTTAGTTTGGATGGTAAAAAGAAAGCTGAAATGGTGAAGCAATTACATCAAAAAGCAAAGCAATAAATAAAAAAGGTGAATGAGAAGAGGGCGGCCCAAGCTaataagggaagaaagaaaatGGTGTTCCAACCAGGTGATCTTGTATGGGTCCATTTGAGGAAGGAGAGGTTTCCTATATAAAGGAAATCGAAACTTCAGCTAAGGAGTGATGGACATTTTAAGTTGCTAGAAAGGATTAATGATAATGCATACAAGATTAATCTTCCTGGTGAATATGGCGTAATTGCTACATTTAATGTGACTAATCTTGCTATTTTCTATACAGATAataaaaattcgaggatgaattcttTTGAAGAGGGAGAGGATGTCGAGGAGCCGATTGCAACCATACCATACCAAGGACCTATCACTCAGTTAATGGAAAACAAACTTCAAGGATTAATGACAATACATACAAGATCAATCTTCTAGGTGAATATTGTAAGTGCTACATTTAATGTGACTGGTCTTGCTATTTTCTATATAGATAATAAAAATTTGAGGATGAATTCTTTCAAAGAGGGAGAGGATGTTGAGGAGCGGATTGCAGCCATACCATGCCAAGGACCTATCACTCAGTCAATAGCAAACAAACTTCAAGGAATAGTGTCTAAGCACTTGTCTATGctcaatttgatggatactttcaGCCTTGAAGATAATTGGAGTAAAGAAGCTATTTTGGTGTAAGTGGCTGAACCATACTTAGGGCATGGGGTTAGTTTAGTTCAAGGGAGTTGAAACAGATGTCAGAGAGCTTCTTCACACACTTGGCACATGTTCTACCTACCTAGGATGTACATGGTTTGGTCCAAAGAGCAAAGGAAGGCTGATTTAATTTTTTGTCCAATTTAGAGCCCAAATAAGGAAAAAGCTAGAATTCCATTTTTAGTAAAGTTAGAAAGAAATTAGATCTAACCTAGCTACATTTTCTGAACTGAAAATTGAGTTTTCCTCATTTGTTTGAATTAATATTCCTTATTTAGGTGTGTGTAAGTTTATTATCCATAGCTAGGACATACTCCTTGGTCATTATTTTGCATTGGCTAAACCTATGGCCTTTTAAAAATACTTATATTTTCTGTTTCAGAGGCAAGAAGGAATTTTAGTTTTCTCTCCACCATTGTGTGAGAATGAAGAGCTTCTAAGCCTTCGTCCATAGTTCTTTTTAGAACTAGTTACCAAACTCCTTGCAAAATTAACCAATTTGCTAGATTTTATCTTATATTTAAGATTGTCTCTCCAAGTTGGGGGAACATCTTGAATCTTTGGTTGCCAGCCTTGTTATCTTTAATTGTCCATCCATGTTGGTGAGAGGTTGAAGGTGCAGGTTGGTGATTCTTGGTTTTGGGGACGGTCCTTGAGTTTCAGCTTCCTTGGTGGTTCAGCCAAAGTGAGGACTACTCATATCACTGTGTTATTTTCCTTATGGGTTTATTAAAGAGCTTCTGCTCTAGGAGTTATTGGCAGGTAGGCATCTCTAGGGAAACTCCCAATGCTAGCTTTGGCCTCTAGTCCCTCTGGTTATAAGAGATTAAGACTGCCAGGACCTCTGCTTTACTGTCCCATAAAGCCTTCATGGCTGGTTTTCTATCTTTAATTGAGCAGCAGGTTTGGAACGACGCTTGGTAACAGGGGCTTCTCCTTGGCCTTAATCGGGCCTTGCATGTAGCTAAGGAGAGTTCCTTACTTTTGCTTCCATggtgattgtaacacccctcactcgactacagtgtagccgagcaaggcgtgctacattcggtgccggagcaccctaacttatcttactttatttctttaaaaattttgttctcgttatatttagtatcgattattttttgacggagaaactaacggagttttccctatttattTATcgtttgacgtattttactattcacctgtttgaaaatttcaataatattttaaaataaaaatctcatccatactcttattatcatttcaaaaataattatttaattcaaatccGTACTCATTGGTACAaaatcattcatgctccattcttatagcaaaattctcaaatttgcattaatttacatgatttgcaataattacataaatccttaatttacatgatatacaaattaattacaatttgctaatttacattacaatataagaaataaataacatacacaaaatacatgatatgcttaatgtgagccctatctacatgcattgctgaagaggtgataacctttgacactctgcaaatcagaactccaaaatctctgtttggtatttgctgggctttaacttcagtacctacgcgaggaaacaaatccatcgcgctaagcattgctgcttagtggtgcaataatatagcaagaaaataatatacaaatgaaggtagaaataaaccatagttcgaataatttagatttataattaatttagtttctaatattaactgtcctctatcctgccatgttcttctttggaggtgcttagttcagAATTTTGCATTAATGATGTACCAGATACgattaatctaaaatttaaacttatatttatattcttatgtatgtcacatttgtaatgttattaagttataattctcctactagtctttttatcacttccttgatactttctaagttgtttacaatcattttgtaatatataaattttttttagaattaatttcatttactttagaccattctaagaaacaaatttttggtgctaatctaatttatttcagaacttcatactcatttatttgctttctagcatttttaattgctaatattcttaacttattttaataaacccaagtaacctatgacaagctgactaaactggataacaggtcgttggcactagacaccgcggtgtctcggaccgtcataccatgggatgcagaacgtcaaccacgtatgcaatcagtatggctaaaaagccatgataacacataatctggcataaaagccatgaatatgggtataaagccatgaatacaggcataaagcctttcgcagtactactataacaataccctattggcatgccaaactatccaatctgacacacatgtctaggcaatacaagggcaaataaatcatta contains these protein-coding regions:
- the LOC110669222 gene encoding uncharacterized protein LOC110669222 → MVMRPNGEIESEDDDIDDVNTSESMPPSEDASDMEHVVHGNALAMICALSAPVKEDKGHELQRENIFHTRCLVKDKVYCMVIDNGSCVNVASTLLVDKLELPTTKHPEPYRLHRLIDTNEVKVEKQVMFSFSISRYKDEVLGKKFDNVFPEEVPRVLPPIRGIKHQIDFVPKAIIPNRLAYGTNPEKAKELQRQVDELLAKGHFVRDLITIAAPLNEVIKKNVGFKWDEEQEHAFRLLKEKLCYAPLIALLDFSKTFKVECDASRVGISAILMQEKRLIAYFSKKLSGATLNYSTYDKKMYSLVRALET